One stretch of Thermus filiformis DNA includes these proteins:
- a CDS encoding MFS transporter, with translation MDRALRLSLLEGLFAILFINWSTGVLVTGYALSLGAGPQALALLGALPFLAQLAAPLALLLKGSRKALAVRLNLLARSGFALALLLPLLPEGVRVPGLLLVSAFSQLLSAPVGVLWLSWMADLVPPEKRGAYFGLRNALLSLVGTLGNLLGGYMVDRLPRLGYPLVLGLGVLSGLLSVGVLRLQPEPRPAPAAPPWPQLQAALSDRAYLRYLLLVLAWFLAVMLGGPFVVPYFLSWGGLSMTQVGLWTVVSASSGLLFGPLWGRVADRRGHAYVLFWTGLVAALMPLFWLSASAAFPWPIWASALLDALAWSGLNPALTNLALGRAPASARNGYLALFWVALGLGGILGSLLAGGLSGPSRPTPYHLPILASALARLLVVLWLFPRERA, from the coding sequence TGGGGGCGGGCCCCCAGGCCCTGGCCCTCCTGGGGGCCCTGCCCTTCCTGGCCCAGCTCGCCGCCCCCCTGGCCCTCCTCCTAAAGGGAAGCCGGAAGGCCCTGGCGGTGCGGCTCAACCTCCTGGCTCGAAGCGGGTTCGCCCTGGCCCTCCTCCTCCCCCTGCTTCCCGAGGGGGTCCGGGTACCGGGGCTCCTTCTCGTCTCCGCCTTCTCCCAGCTCCTCTCCGCGCCCGTGGGGGTGCTCTGGCTGAGCTGGATGGCCGACCTGGTGCCCCCGGAAAAACGGGGGGCCTACTTCGGCCTCCGCAACGCCCTTTTGAGCCTGGTGGGCACCCTGGGCAACCTCCTCGGGGGGTATATGGTGGACCGCCTGCCCCGGCTGGGGTACCCCCTGGTCCTGGGGCTCGGGGTTCTCTCCGGCCTCCTCTCGGTGGGGGTCCTCAGGCTCCAGCCCGAGCCCAGACCCGCCCCCGCCGCCCCGCCCTGGCCCCAGCTGCAGGCCGCCCTCTCCGACCGGGCCTACCTCCGGTACCTCCTCCTGGTCCTGGCCTGGTTCCTGGCGGTCATGCTGGGCGGCCCCTTCGTCGTCCCGTACTTCCTCTCCTGGGGCGGCCTCTCCATGACCCAGGTGGGGCTTTGGACCGTGGTCTCGGCCTCCTCCGGCCTCCTCTTCGGACCCCTCTGGGGACGGGTGGCGGACCGGAGGGGCCACGCCTACGTCCTCTTCTGGACGGGGCTGGTGGCCGCCCTGATGCCCCTCTTCTGGCTCTCGGCCTCGGCGGCCTTCCCTTGGCCCATCTGGGCCAGCGCCCTCTTGGACGCCCTCGCCTGGAGCGGCCTTAACCCCGCCCTGACCAACCTGGCCCTGGGCCGGGCCCCCGCCTCGGCCCGGAACGGCTACCTGGCCCTCTTCTGGGTGGCCCTGGGCTTAGGCGGGATCCTGGGAAGCCTCCTGGCAGGGGGGCTTTCCGGTCCTTCCCGGCCCACCCCCTACCACCTGCCCATCCTGGCCTCGGCCCTCGCCCGGCTCCTGGTGGTGTTGTGGCTCTTCCCCAGGGAGCGCGCCTAA
- a CDS encoding glycosyltransferase family 2 protein → METVLFLYQVLVLWYFAFLNLLYALFALFGLRMVARYARELSEVALKDLLEREAYLPISILVPTYNEEKTIVASVRSFLALHYPEFEVIVVCDGPKDRTLEVLKEAFALVEVNPVYRRRLGTKPVRGVFRSLKHPNLLVVDKENGGKADALNAGLNLARYPLFAGVDADSLLDAQALLRASRLFLEDDRVLAVGGTIRPLNGAVVRDGVVESLGLPRGFLERMQIIEYARAFFLGRAGWSAMDALLIISGAFGVFRREEVLKVGGYRTDTVGEDMELVVRLHRTAREEGRPYRILYTPDPICYTEVPSDWRTLRRQRNRWHRGLWEVLLLHRKMLFNPRYGRLGLVAMPYFLFFEALAPVVEVLGYLLLPLFAALGLVNWPFALLFLLLALGFGVFLSQLGIGMETLLLKRYPRLWDRVLLLFYALVETLGYRQVLALERFLATFQVVRKRGQWGEMRRKGIGPS, encoded by the coding sequence ATGGAGACGGTGCTCTTCCTTTACCAGGTCCTTGTCCTCTGGTACTTCGCCTTCCTCAACCTCCTCTACGCCCTCTTCGCCCTCTTCGGCCTCCGGATGGTGGCCCGGTACGCCCGGGAGCTCTCCGAAGTGGCCCTGAAGGACCTCCTGGAGCGGGAGGCCTACCTGCCCATCTCCATCCTGGTGCCCACCTACAACGAGGAGAAGACCATCGTGGCCTCGGTGCGCTCCTTCCTCGCCCTCCACTACCCGGAGTTTGAGGTGATCGTGGTCTGCGACGGGCCCAAGGACCGGACCCTCGAGGTCCTGAAGGAGGCCTTCGCCCTGGTGGAGGTGAACCCCGTCTACCGTAGGCGCCTTGGAACGAAGCCCGTCCGGGGGGTCTTCCGCTCCTTGAAACACCCCAACCTCCTGGTGGTGGACAAGGAGAACGGCGGCAAGGCCGACGCCCTAAACGCGGGCCTCAACCTGGCCCGCTACCCCCTCTTCGCCGGGGTGGACGCGGACAGCCTCTTGGACGCCCAGGCCCTCCTCCGGGCGAGCCGCCTCTTCCTGGAGGACGACCGGGTCTTGGCCGTGGGCGGGACGATCCGGCCTCTGAATGGGGCGGTGGTCCGGGACGGGGTGGTGGAGAGCCTGGGTCTTCCCCGGGGTTTCCTGGAGAGAATGCAGATCATTGAGTACGCCCGGGCCTTCTTCCTGGGCCGGGCGGGGTGGAGCGCCATGGACGCCCTCCTCATCATCTCCGGGGCCTTTGGGGTCTTCCGCCGGGAGGAGGTCCTAAAGGTGGGCGGCTACCGCACGGACACCGTAGGCGAGGACATGGAGCTGGTGGTCCGCCTCCACCGCACGGCCCGGGAGGAGGGGCGGCCCTACCGCATCCTCTACACCCCCGACCCCATCTGCTACACCGAGGTCCCCTCGGACTGGCGCACCCTGAGGCGGCAGCGCAACCGCTGGCACCGGGGGCTATGGGAGGTCCTCCTCCTGCACCGAAAGATGCTCTTTAACCCCCGCTACGGCCGGCTGGGCCTCGTGGCCATGCCCTACTTCCTCTTCTTTGAGGCCTTGGCCCCGGTGGTGGAGGTGCTGGGCTACCTCCTCCTTCCCCTTTTCGCCGCGCTCGGCCTCGTGAACTGGCCCTTCGCCCTTCTCTTCCTCCTCCTGGCCCTGGGGTTCGGGGTCTTCCTCTCCCAGCTGGGGATCGGGATGGAAACCCTCCTCCTCAAGCGCTACCCGAGGCTTTGGGACCGGGTGCTCCTCCTCTTCTACGCCCTGGTGGAGACCCTGGGCTACCGCCAGGTCCTGGCCCTGGAACGCTTCCTGGCCACCTTCCAGGTGGTCCGGAAGCGGGGCCAGTGGGGGGAGATGCGGCGCAAGGGGATCGGCCCCTCCTGA
- a CDS encoding response regulator transcription factor, protein MARVLVVEDDPAVARVLELALRQAGHEVRLARTLAEGERALEEPFDAVVLDLNLPGGNGLDLLRRLSGREGAPAVLVLSGLKQERTVLEALRLGARDYLSKPFSPKELVLRLEKCVAAR, encoded by the coding sequence ATGGCCCGCGTGCTGGTGGTGGAGGACGACCCGGCGGTGGCGAGGGTGCTGGAGCTCGCCCTCCGCCAGGCCGGGCACGAGGTGCGCCTGGCCCGCACCTTGGCCGAGGGGGAGAGGGCCCTGGAGGAGCCCTTTGACGCCGTGGTCCTGGACCTGAACCTCCCCGGGGGAAACGGCCTGGACCTCCTGAGGCGGCTTTCCGGGCGGGAGGGGGCCCCGGCCGTTTTGGTCCTCTCCGGGCTCAAGCAGGAGCGGACGGTCCTCGAGGCCCTCCGCCTGGGGGCGCGGGACTACCTGAGCAAGCCCTTCAGCCCCAAAGAGCTCGTCTTAAGACTGGAGAAGTGTGTGGCGGCGCGGTGA
- a CDS encoding HEAT repeat domain-containing protein: protein MWRRGEWIYALLVFLALLLEGAALAYLGLVLTARAFGALPYGQALGALLLSVWLTALVLGGFGVYILLYHAYTEAKEGRERALREAWLARFTEALFGGPLPPPPWPRPALEALLSLRETLKGEMAEQVTNWLRQARPPWEGLLRSRLASRPARLEAMDALAQARFPEALPALLPYLEHKDPVLRLAAARAAARLAAPEDAPLLGEALLRSGLPRGGLLEILLLLEDRALPVLEAFLDRGGPRERWAALEATGRLRRHDLVEKVLPFLAETDPELKAAALRALWRLGHPPSGYEGEVLAALFAPQEFLRVQAVRVLPLLGNLAEKALWNRLGDPSFYVRRAAAEALKALNPDLLAEAARAHPDPYARAMARQVLEEAA from the coding sequence GTGTGGCGGCGCGGTGAATGGATCTACGCCCTCCTGGTTTTCCTGGCCCTCCTCCTGGAGGGGGCGGCCTTGGCCTATCTGGGCCTCGTCCTCACCGCGCGCGCCTTCGGGGCCCTGCCCTACGGCCAGGCCCTGGGGGCCCTCCTCCTCTCCGTCTGGCTCACCGCCTTGGTCCTGGGGGGCTTCGGGGTCTACATCCTCCTCTACCACGCCTACACCGAGGCCAAGGAGGGGCGGGAGCGGGCCCTGAGGGAGGCCTGGCTCGCCCGCTTCACCGAGGCCCTCTTCGGCGGCCCCCTTCCTCCGCCTCCCTGGCCCCGGCCCGCCCTGGAGGCCCTCCTTTCCCTGCGGGAGACCCTGAAGGGGGAGATGGCCGAACAGGTGACGAACTGGCTCCGCCAGGCCCGTCCCCCCTGGGAAGGGCTCCTCCGGTCCCGCCTCGCCTCCCGGCCCGCCCGCCTCGAGGCCATGGACGCCCTGGCCCAGGCGCGGTTTCCTGAGGCCCTACCGGCCCTCCTGCCCTACCTGGAGCACAAGGACCCCGTCCTCCGCCTGGCCGCCGCCCGGGCCGCGGCCCGCCTGGCCGCGCCGGAGGACGCCCCCCTTCTGGGGGAGGCCCTCCTCCGAAGCGGGCTTCCCCGGGGGGGGCTTTTGGAGATCCTCCTCCTTCTGGAGGACCGCGCCCTCCCGGTCCTGGAGGCCTTTCTGGACCGGGGGGGTCCTAGGGAGCGCTGGGCCGCCCTCGAGGCCACGGGCCGCCTAAGGCGGCACGACCTGGTGGAGAAGGTCCTCCCCTTCCTGGCCGAAACCGACCCCGAGCTCAAGGCCGCGGCCTTGAGGGCGCTTTGGCGGCTCGGCCATCCGCCTTCGGGCTACGAGGGGGAGGTCCTGGCCGCCCTCTTCGCCCCCCAGGAGTTCTTAAGGGTCCAGGCGGTGCGCGTTCTGCCCCTTCTGGGAAACCTGGCCGAAAAGGCGCTTTGGAACCGGCTCGGCGACCCCTCCTTCTACGTGCGAAGGGCGGCGGCCGAGGCCCTGAAGGCCCTGAACCCGGACCTCCTGGCCGAGGCCGCCCGCGCCCACCCCGACCCCTACGCCCGGGCCATGGCCCGGCAGGTCCTGGAGGAGGCGGCGTGA